From a single Ciona intestinalis unplaced genomic scaffold, KH HT000120.2, whole genome shotgun sequence genomic region:
- the LOC100187396 gene encoding pinopsin-like, with translation MTTAETTTECYEKNPYIRNEMGWVPKHILIAERHIYTILAVYMTFIFLLAVSLNGFVIIATMKNKKLRQPLNYIIINLSIADFLSGLVGGFIGMISNSAGYFYFGKTVCILEGYIVSVAGVCGLMSISVMAFERYFVVCKPYGPFTLTNTHAALGIGFTWTWSVLWSTPGLIWLDGYVPEGLGTSCAPNWFSKNKSERIFIFVYFVFCFFIPLLVIIICYGKIVLFLKQATRQSSASSNRQADNKVTKMVLVMISAFLICWTPYGVLSLYNAINPDKQLDYGLGAVPVFFAKTANIYNPLIYIGLNKQFRDGVIKMVFRGRNPWAEEMSTQQRQRSTEAGQPIVSNEV, from the exons CTGAAACAACTACTGAATGTTATGAAAAGAACCCTTACATACGAAACGAAATGGGTTGGGTTCCCAAGCACATTTTGATTGCTGAACGTCACATCTACACGATACTTGCTGTCTATATGACGTTTATATTTCTGCTGGCAGTTTCACTCAACGGGTTCGTGATAATTGCTACGATGAAAAACAAG AAACTTCGTCAACCTTTAAACTACATCATAATCAACTTATCAATCGCCGACTTTTTAAGCGGTTTGGTCGGCGGTTTCATCGGCATGATTTCCAACAGCGCTGGTTATTTTTACTTCGGGAAAACGGTTTGTATCCTTGAAGGATATATCGTCTCAGTAGCAG GTGTTTGCGGGCTTATGTCAATATCTGTCATGGCGTTTGAACGTTACTTTGTTGTATGCAAGCCATATGGGCCCTTCACCCTAACGAACACTCACGCTGCGCTGG GGATCGGTTTCACTTGGACGTGGTCAGTATTGTGGAGCACACCGGGGTTAATATGGTTGGATGGTTATGTGCCTGAAGGACTTGGGACAAGCTGTGCGCCAAACTGGTTcagcaaaaataaaag TGAACGTATCTTCATTTTCGTTTACttcgtgttctgtttcttcaTTCCATTATTGGTGATTATCATTTGTTACGGAAAGATCGTTTTATTTCTCAAACAA GCCACAAGGCAGAGCAGCGCAAGCAGCAACCGGCAAGCGGATAATAAAGTTACAAAGATGGTTCTTGTCATGATATCTGCATTTCTTATATGTTGGACTCCATATGGGGTTTTATCGCTCTACAACGCGATTAATCCAGACAAGCAg CTCGACTACGGCCTTGGTGCCGTGCCAGTATTTTTTGCGAAGACAgcaaacatttataatcctCTAATATACATTGGGCTCAACAAACAG TTTCGCGATGGGGTTATAAAGATGGTGTTTCGTGGAAGAAATCCTTGGGCAGAGGAAATGTCAACACAACAAAGACAACGCTCGACGGAAGCCGGTCAACCCATTGTGTCGAACGAAGTTTAA